Proteins from a single region of Methanotorris igneus Kol 5:
- a CDS encoding 2-oxoacid:ferredoxin oxidoreductase subunit beta, giving the protein MHPSLKYMRTDRLPHIFCSGCGNGIVINCFLNAIEKLNIKPEDYIAVSGIGCSSRIPGYLYCDSLHTTHGRPIAFALGIKVARPDKKIVVFTGDGDLAAIGGNHFIHGCRRNIDMTVICINNNIYGMTGGQCSPTTPHKKKATTAPYGNPENPMDLCKLAEAAGATYVARWTTAHPIQLVNAIKKALQKKGFSFIEVVSQCPTYYGRFNVSRKPAEMMKFLKESSITINRAKDMSEEELNGKIIVGEFVDIEKPEFIEELKKLQQE; this is encoded by the coding sequence ATGCATCCATCTTTAAAGTATATGAGAACAGATAGATTACCACACATATTTTGCTCAGGATGTGGAAACGGGATTGTAATAAACTGCTTTTTAAATGCCATTGAAAAACTCAACATAAAGCCAGAAGATTACATTGCAGTTTCAGGAATTGGTTGTTCTTCAAGAATTCCAGGTTATTTGTATTGTGACTCTTTGCACACAACACACGGAAGACCTATTGCATTTGCTTTAGGTATAAAGGTAGCAAGACCAGACAAAAAGATTGTTGTATTCACAGGAGATGGAGATTTAGCAGCAATAGGAGGAAATCACTTCATCCATGGGTGTAGGAGAAATATAGACATGACAGTCATCTGTATTAACAACAACATATATGGGATGACTGGAGGGCAGTGTTCACCAACAACACCACACAAGAAGAAAGCAACAACAGCACCTTATGGAAACCCAGAAAATCCAATGGACTTATGTAAATTGGCTGAAGCAGCAGGGGCAACTTACGTAGCAAGATGGACAACAGCCCATCCAATACAATTAGTAAACGCAATAAAGAAAGCACTTCAAAAGAAAGGCTTTTCATTTATTGAGGTTGTTTCCCAATGTCCAACATACTATGGAAGATTTAATGTATCAAGAAAACCAGCTGAAATGATGAAATTCCTAAAAGAAAGCTCTATCACCATCAACAGAGCAAAAGATATGTCAGAGGAAGAGTTGAACGGAAAAATCATTGTTGGGGAGTTTGTGGATATTGAAAAACCAGAATTTATCGAAGAATTGAAAAAACTTCAACAAGAATAA
- a CDS encoding ornithine cyclodeaminase — MFMREIELRGHIIDSLILPKVFDKILDLGGDYKVLEFEIGKRKTDPSYAKILVIGRDEEHVDEILMELRDIGAEIPEIEEVELKEAERDMVLPDGFYSTTNHPTFIRYKGEWIEVENPKMDGVIVVYPEEKRAEVKTIRKVKKGDLIVVGHKGIRVIPPEKPREKGELFEFMKSEASSEKPKETIIRKIAKEMYAIREEYRKTGKGGIVVVGGPAIVHTGAGEALAKLIRMGYVQALFSGNALATHDIEWALYGTSLGVNIETGKPVSGGHRHHLYAINTIMKAGSIKAAVEKGILKKGIMYECIKNNVPYVLAGSIRDDGPLPDVITDVVEAQDKMREMLKGKKMVLMLSTMLHSIATGNLLPSYVKTICVDINPATVTKLMDRGTSQAIGVVTDVGVFLPMLVEELERLEKENKKKNNEK; from the coding sequence ATGTTCATGAGAGAAATTGAGTTGAGAGGGCATATAATAGATAGCTTAATCCTTCCAAAGGTATTTGACAAAATTTTGGATTTAGGTGGGGACTATAAGGTTTTAGAATTTGAGATTGGAAAGAGGAAGACGGATCCATCTTACGCAAAGATATTGGTTATTGGAAGAGATGAAGAACATGTTGATGAGATTTTAATGGAACTTAGGGACATTGGGGCAGAGATTCCAGAGATTGAAGAAGTTGAGTTGAAAGAAGCAGAGAGAGATATGGTTTTGCCTGATGGCTTCTATTCAACAACCAACCACCCAACATTCATAAGGTATAAAGGAGAGTGGATCGAAGTAGAGAATCCAAAAATGGACGGAGTTATTGTTGTTTATCCAGAGGAAAAGAGGGCAGAGGTTAAAACAATAAGGAAAGTTAAGAAAGGGGACTTAATTGTTGTTGGGCATAAGGGAATTAGAGTCATCCCACCAGAAAAACCAAGGGAAAAAGGAGAATTATTTGAATTTATGAAATCAGAGGCCTCTTCCGAAAAACCAAAAGAAACAATAATAAGAAAAATAGCGAAGGAAATGTATGCAATAAGAGAAGAGTATAGAAAGACAGGAAAAGGGGGTATTGTAGTCGTTGGGGGGCCAGCAATAGTGCACACAGGAGCTGGGGAGGCATTGGCTAAGTTAATAAGGATGGGTTATGTTCAGGCATTATTTAGTGGAAACGCACTTGCTACACATGATATTGAGTGGGCATTATATGGAACTTCACTCGGCGTTAATATAGAAACTGGAAAACCCGTCTCAGGAGGGCATAGGCATCATTTGTATGCAATAAATACCATAATGAAGGCAGGAAGTATAAAGGCAGCAGTAGAAAAAGGGATATTGAAGAAAGGAATTATGTATGAATGCATAAAGAATAATGTTCCATACGTATTGGCTGGAAGTATTAGGGATGATGGGCCTTTACCAGATGTCATAACAGATGTTGTTGAAGCACAAGATAAAATGAGAGAGATGCTAAAAGGTAAAAAAATGGTTTTAATGCTTTCGACAATGCTACACTCAATAGCAACAGGTAATTTGCTCCCATCTTATGTAAAAACCATCTGCGTTGACATAAACCCAGCAACAGTTACAAAATTGATGGATAGGGGAACTTCCCAAGCTATTGGAGTAGTTACTGATGTTGGTGTATTCTTACCTATGCT
- a CDS encoding 2-oxoacid:ferredoxin oxidoreductase subunit gamma, with product MRKEIRLSGFGGQGIILAGVILGRAASLYDGKEAVQTQSYGPEARGGASKSEVVIDDKPIDFPKVIKPDILVCMSQPAFDKYVNDVKENGFLLIDEDLVSAVDVPNVNLYKIPFTRIANEEVGLGIVANIVMLGALTRITGIVSKESMEKAILDSVPKGTEEKNLLAFNKGYEYAGKFNGKTKGFAV from the coding sequence ATGAGAAAAGAAATAAGGTTGTCCGGATTTGGTGGGCAAGGGATTATATTGGCAGGAGTTATCTTAGGAAGAGCAGCATCTTTATATGATGGAAAAGAGGCAGTTCAGACACAATCCTACGGTCCAGAGGCAAGAGGAGGAGCAAGTAAATCAGAGGTAGTTATTGATGATAAGCCAATTGACTTCCCAAAGGTTATAAAACCAGATATTCTGGTCTGTATGTCCCAGCCAGCATTTGATAAATATGTTAATGATGTAAAGGAAAATGGATTTTTACTTATTGATGAGGATTTAGTTTCAGCAGTGGATGTTCCAAATGTAAACCTATACAAGATTCCATTTACAAGAATTGCAAATGAAGAAGTTGGTTTGGGAATTGTGGCAAATATTGTGATGTTAGGGGCTTTAACAAGAATCACTGGTATTGTTTCAAAAGAGAGTATGGAAAAAGCAATCTTAGATAGTGTTCCAAAAGGAACTGAAGAAAAGAACTTATTAGCATTTAATAAGGGTTATGAATACGCTGGAAAATTTAATGGCAAAACCAAAGGTTTTGCCGTATAG